Genomic segment of Arachis hypogaea cultivar Tifrunner chromosome 16, arahy.Tifrunner.gnm2.J5K5, whole genome shotgun sequence:
TGCAAGCACAAATATCCAAACTCAATTATTGTAAAAAAGGCATTTCCACTTAAAAGGGTCATAGCCAAGAAGAAGAGAATTAAGGAAGGAATACTAGTGTTGTAGGGGCTCTCAACTTTAACTCGGGCACTCAGACAAACTCCCATGCTAGAAACAGGTTCCTCAATTACTGAATCCTTGTTTGTTGTGTGCAGATTACAATTAGAAACAATTTCCAATCTGCCAAAGAAGTACAAAATCTGTTACCAAAACAATCATCAAGACAAAAGCAGTTTGAATTACCAACAAAGGTATCCACTATAAATACTGTACAATGCCTATCAAACTAATTTTTTACTTTAGCAGATTGGAAGTACCACCGCGCTCACAACCCTCACAAGTGAACCCACCTCCTTGGATAGATTATCCAACACCGCCGTCTGCAGTGTGCAAAAATTATTAGCTAATGAATGATCAAATAAACATACACTCCATAGATGGATCCTTCTCCATTCTTAAAAGACacaaaatatgtaaaatattgaAAATAGAAAACACCATGGCTAAAAAATAGTCTTTGCTCCTTTTATTAGATAGCTGAAATTATGGTCATGTTGGATCAGTTGGTATAATTGGATCTAGATTAAAAATACTAGATTTTATTTCATCCATCCTCCATGAAAAGATTTAGGACTTGAATGATGTTGATAGGAACAAGTAACCTATGAAAATTCAAAGAAAGAGAACGAAACTTTTATGCATAAAGTCCACCATCATTTTTCCCTTATTATTTTACATTGTAGTTGACCAAGCCATAGTTTCTTTTACAACGGCAAGTGTGTAATAATGAAGTAAGTAACCAAAGTTCTCCTATTTTGCTACTAGAGTCATAGACACAATTATAGTTGAACTGTAAATGGTAATTGCCAACATATAATGGCATTTATCCCACTTTATTGTTAAAATGTAAAAGAAGATGGTgaaattctcttttatttttagtttttcagaaaAGAGGATACTAGATTCAGACCAAACAGATGTATGGGTAGATTTTGTTTCTTTCACCAATCAAAATCATAAAGTGACCATAGCCTCAACTTTCTTAACAACCTGATTAAACATAGAGAAACCTCACATACCTTAGCATTCATTGTATCATTCACAATAAACTTTTGCTCCATCAGCACAACTTCCTCAAAGTACTTGCGTAATCGTCCTTCTACCATTTTTTCTATGGCCATTTGGAACTTACCAGAGGCTTCAGCCTGAAATATTGAAAACCAGACCACAATCTTAACTTCAAGCTTCTGTTCAGATTTTATAATGCCGCAAAGGAAAGCAACAGTCAGCAGGCCAACTATAAAATTGAGATATCAGATATTAATATGATATTAATATGAATGTATAAGATGTAAAATGTACCGCTAGCATGTGTGTGTTTGATTGAGCAAGATTCCAATTCTGTAGTTGCAGTTTTTGAACATTGCCTCTTAACATCTGCATCTCAGCTTTAGTCCATTCAATTATTTTACTGTTTCCAATTTTAATCAAGGAAAACAAAAGCAAATTCTTCCTAATTATATATTTCCATAGATTATATGAGAGGATACTTTTTCTCAGCTAGGAGCTTCAGCAGAGTCATTCTttcctgcataaaaaaaattcaagtacTTAAATAATAACACAAATTGAAAACAAGGATGATGAGAGAAATTAAACCTTTAGAAGTTGTTGAATGCAATCCTTATCAGCAGAATTAGAAGAAGTAGTATCCTCTGGTGGTTTTTGTTGTTCTTGAAGGTGGTGTGAGGAGTTGGTGATGTCAGAAAGCTTCTTCCGCATTAAGCTTCCAAATTTATTCAGATAAAGCATAATGATGGAACTTTCGTATTataactctcttcttcttctcttcgttGTTTTCATCACTTGTTACAAGCTATTCACAAAGAGATTCAAAAACTTACCACCATCTCCACCGCCTCTTCCTCTAATCGGTAACCTCCACCACCTGAAACCACCCGCCTTATCACAAAAATACGGTCCCATTTTCTCGTTCCGCTTCGGTTCCCAACTCTCCATGGTCATTTCCTCCGCCTCCTTAGCCGAAGAATGTTTTACCAAAAACGACATCGTCCTCGCGAACCGTTTCCGTTCCCCCAAGACCAAGCACCTAACCTACAACAACACCGTGGTGATAACTTCGCCGTACGGCGACCACTGGCTCAACCTCTGCCGCATCTGCTTCCTAGAGATCCTCTCCACTCAGCGTCTCAACTCTTTTATGGGAATCCGAAGGGACGAAACGGCGAGGTTGAtccggagcttgagtcaggggtTAGGCGAGGGTTTCACGAGAGTTGAAGTGAGATTGAAATTGATGAGTGACGGTAAGAGTTGAGAGTAAGAGAGTCCCGATCGAAGCTTTTGGCCAAGTTTGAGGGTTATTGGGTTGGGGCCTGGGTTATTAgggttttttataaaaaaatcttttggccacgtttttaaagcgtgTCAAAAGAATACtaggatatggccacgctttataAGCGTTACCGTAATAAAACTCTGTCGCCACGCTTTCAAAACGTCCCAGTTTCTTTCTATGGTCATGCTTTTGAAGCGTGACAAGAAAAAGCGTAGCCAAATCTCTATTCAATCGCCACCCTCACAAAAGCGtagccattgaccacttttggccacgcttttaaagcgtggcaaaaaaaaaagcgtggccatatctccaaTCAACTGCtacctttcaaaagcgtggccgttgacccttttcgccacgttttcgaagcgtggcaagaaaaaacgtggccaaatctctattcaatcgccaccctcacaaaagcgtggccattgaccacttttggccacgcttttaaagcgtggcaaaaaaaagcgtggccataggccttttttcttgtagtgtcatcagctgaaagtccactatcaagagcaacctaactacaaggcatttagtaacccaaagaggtgctgggcatcaatgttttaagaaggaatgtgagccaagtgtctatagtgaataatgtgtcaagtataaagaaagaagagaacttgttacacatgacactgaactaaagcttttagagaaaaaaaaaaataatagtcaaggacaaaagaataatgagaggtcatagcagtgtgttgcttgatgcttgaagggggctttctaggcctaaaagtaaataagaagtgagtgtttacatatccacagaaaaccccatgaactaccaataatactctgctagcatgaacatcctcttccatttcattctttcttatcaataattcttttcttgcttggggacaagcaagctttaagtttggtgttgtgatgacaagtcatcttagcctagtttcactagcctttttcttttgttttcgattgatttatgcactttcttgagccataagcaagccaattgggtagatttccgtgtttcctttgattcaatcaaccatgtatgaattaatgcaatttcatgagattttatgctataattgtcatatattataaaagaataacaaactcatgattttaagcaaagctttgatgtgtttggttgattgatgataggtgaaaagagttttgaagaaggttgaagaaagaaggaatggctaggagcaagagagaacaaaaagcttgagcaaaagtttgcctcaaactttggctcaaacttttaattgagttgaaaacactccagaggaaaaaagcttgagcaaaagtttggcctcaaactttagctcaaacttttgggagaaaagcttgagccaacatttgcctcaaactttttggcaaacgttggcatcacaaaatcaataccctggaggaaaaagcttgcgccaacgtttgaggtcaaacttttgctcaaacgttggcgccacacttgcacaccctggaggaaaaagcttgcaccaacgtttgaggtcaaacttttgctcaaacgttggcgccactcttgcacaccctggaggaaaaagcttgcgccaacgtttgaggtcaaacttttgctcaaacgttggcgcaacacacatttacaagggggccaacgtttgagcaaaagtttgaccccaaactttggctcaaacgttggtagcagcaagaatggggcagctggtgtaaaaagtttgagtaaaagtttgcctcaaacttttactcaaacttttactcaagcttttatgtttttcaacccggttcacaatggatctttctccaactccaagagcaatcaaccaaggcctttatcaacccaattccatcaagaacaaaggcccaattcaaggcttgaagaccatttgaataaagtgtataaatagattaggatttaagtttttggagagcttccTTTGAGAATTTTCGTAACACTTACAGTAGGGAACTTACTTTACATTTTTGAATTGTTTtcttagaattctagagaattggggacgagaattgatctctcttcttcctggttcttgttgagcactctttacttttcttgcttaggATCttaggtggagaattgaagaacttctgttttacTCTCACCtttggatcttgtttaattttctacataattgaatttccttttcagttaattgcttcttcttctattctctctacaatttacatttcccttgcaattgttcttgctggatctaggaaggcagtgagatctagacttggttatctagtctcttgggtcctgagatctacagctttaaatttcaatttccctgtttcgttgctacaccaagctgaTTTCCATTTTtgtcaagatccggttcaattgaatccatcttctacaatcctgtttgttgcaatttattgttccttgtttaatttctgcaaattcacttcccaattccctttactattcaagccatttacatttcttgcactttaagattctgcaatttacatttcttgcaatctaagtttctgcaatttacattacttgttctttaagattcagcttatttactttctttgctctttaattttctgcaatctacccttctcccttttaatttcatgcaatttagcttctgtcgtatacaaaccactcaaatcaattcttgattcgcttgactaaatcaaccactaaactaaaattgctcaatccttcaatccctgtgggatcgatctcactcccgtgagttttattacttgatacgacccggtgctcttgccggttagttttgtgtgtttggaatttattttttttcgttttccaaaaatacgcatcattcttgtgtgcgaatgaatatcttagtgaagaaataggcttgaattgaatagaaaaacaatagtactttgcattaattcatgaagaacagcagagctccacaccttaatctttggggtgtaaaaactccaccgttgaaaattacataagtgaaagtggcccaggcatggccgaatggccagccccctaaacatgatcaatgatcaaaagtgatacaaaaaTAGTCTCGAAAATGATCAAAGGTCtttaaataaatcactaaaagtagtttttatactaaactagtagctagggttacataaataagtaaatgatgtagaaaattcacttccgggcccacttggtgtgtgcttgggctgagcattgagctttcatgtgtagagactattTTTGGAagtaaacgccaggttgtaacctgtttctggcgtttaactctaatttgcaacctgtttctggcgtttaactccagaatagggcaggaaattggcatttgaacgccagtttgcatcatcaaaactcaggcaaagtatgaactattatatattgctggaaggccctggatgtctactttccaacgcaattgacagcgtgccaattgggtttctggagctccagaaaattcatttcgagtgcagggaggtcagaatccaacaacatctgcagtcctgtttcagcctctgaataagatttttgctcaggtccgtcaatttcagccagaaaatacctgaaatcacaaaaaaacacataaactcataataaagtccaaaaatgtgatttttgaataaaaattaataaaaatatactaaaaagtaattaaaacatactaaaaactatgcaaaaatagtgccaaaaagcgtataaattatccgctcatcacaataccaaacttaaattgttgcttgtccccaagtaactgaaaatcaagtaggataaaaagaagagaatatactataaattccaaagtattaatgaaacttagctccaattagatgagcgggactagtagctttttgcctctgaacagttttggcatctcactctatcctttgaagttcagaatgattggcatctataggaactcaaaatttagatagtgttattgattctcctagttcagtatattgattcttgaacacagctaatttatgagtcttggccgtggccctaagcactttgttttccaatattaccaccggatacataaatgccacagatacataactgggtgaaccttttcagattgtgactcagctttgctagagtccccaattagaggtgtccagggttcttaagcacactctttttgctttagatcacgacttcaaccgctcagtctcaagcttttggcttgacaccttcacgccacaaacacatggttagggacagcttggtttagccgtttaggccaggattttattcctttgggccctcctgtccattaatactcaaagccttggatcctttttattttacccttgccttttggtttaaagagctcttggctttttctgcttgctttttctttttctttcttctctttttttttgccatatttttttttccgcaagccttgttattcactgctttttcttgcttcaagaatcaattttatgattttttagattatcaataacatttcttctttttcatcattcttttaagagccaacaattttaacattcataaacaacaaattcaaaagatatatacactgttcaagcattcatttagaaaacaaaaagtattgtcactatatcaaaataattaaactaatttcaaggatgaattcgaaatcatgtacttcttgttcttttgtaattaaaaacatttttcatttaagaagggtgatggattcataggacattcatagctttaagacataaacacttaaacactaatgatcatgtaataaagacacaaacataaataaacatagagcatagacaccttagtgatggtggctagttcttcctcttgaagatcttatggagtgctttagctcctcaatgtctattctttgcctttgttgctcctcctcatGGCTCCTTgattttctctaatttcatggaggaggatggaatgctcttggtgctccacccttaattgtcccatgttggaacttaattctcctaggaaggtgttgatttgctcccaatagttttatgggggaaagtgcatcccttgaggcatctcagggatttcatgatgaggaatttcctcatgttcttgttgaggtccatgagtgggctctctagtttgctctattctctttttagtgatgggcttgtcctcttcaatgtgGATGTTTTCATCTATGACAACCCTAGCCGAATTGCAgcggtgacaaatgaggtgagggaaggctaaccttgccaaagtggaggacttgtcagccaccttgtagagttcttg
This window contains:
- the LOC114925494 gene encoding cytochrome P450 81E8-like; translated protein: MVISSASLAEECFTKNDIVLANRFRSPKTKHLTYNNTVVITSPYGDHWLNLCRICFLEILSTQRLNSFMGIRRDETARLIRSLSQGLGEGFTRVEVRLKLMSDGKS